gtcaaagccaatgaacgccgacagctttcactttgtatatcctggagtagctgagctaatccactttcattttttttttgcaaaggtttccttgtaatgcctgcctgcttgcttcgccgcatatatgcgacaccaatgccaaggtgaggcatacaagaaaggtgacaaatactgcagcctgagcctgagggctacagaaaacatgcgcttcgagtgaaacctctgcattgcaaaactaacaatttccttgaaactagcagccaaatttgaaaaggctttgagcattacacataggcaagctgcaccattattTACATcaagaatgttgttaccttatccctggagcaccatcatgtacaagtacacagaaatatgAATATTTATTTGAAggagtgcatgcataatgaaactgcattaaagttggcattcgtttaaagtgaggcaggaatggcaaacaagactcaaaaacatcatcaggagagaatgtcataatgaatgcagttcaggttgcagcactgaatgcttgctccctcggtgtccgacggttaaccaactcctcgccttccgctacaggaacacagcataccactcacatgaatataagccgtcaagtcaaaatgccttcagagtgctgtccaacaacatgcagcttggagcaggtcattctttcgcactgtcaaccaatgcagcctttatctgcacaaacattcagccaaccacatgtagagcagctttccacagtgttgtattaaatgagattttaataatttgttgtagatgaactgtacagtcctcatagcaggttcaaggcaataaaaaacattgaaacagcgtcaattgacagtacacgctgccgttgtcatcaaaggaatataaagagaggattgctgtttttctacaacatgcaaagtgctttcCTTACCTGCATAATGTaattcttcattgcctgctccatccaccattggctgcaacaatcttataacaggcaaacttgccactggtggcaggtcgatgcctccatcagagtcagtctggttgcctaccctggtcattatgtggctggcaacagcaatgacttgctcactttgagcgctcacagtgcattgagctgaccctcctcctgaaaagaaaaaagacactgcacacagtgaagctactcttaatttatggacaatgcgccattaaaatattttgttcatgaagtgccacacaaaagcaaccaaaggcacaccaatgcatgcaactgtgtgttgttttcgctacgtttttgtgccacccgtcccagcattgccaggaatgagtaaaggtaggtagctgttatgtacagccttccggatattcaatagtaccaagcaactgtcaatagcgcggcaagtttcctcatgaacttgaaggtcgccagtgtagacaccgtctggtctacggtgcacccaatttggcttcgcggcgcgatagtatgcgaatggtaccaactccgagcaaaatcgtccgttgtcagttcgctgctggccaggcgcgagccctccgtcccactgcactgcccgctcatcatagtcttctatgcagcagaaatcgcatgccttcgtactgacttgaatgtagcaaacattctctgtagtttttaaaaattacggaggctgtacaggatactgcttgggcattatttacacgattaacgcaggctgcattcatctgcgtttgtaaataaagcagagtacactgcaccgaaacgttattacgtgcccatttacgtgttatcacactgttcctaaaaaactatgcattccagtacacgttacttacgccgaccgaagtagaataatcatgcccttatccatggcatacaaagcatgcaggaacaaacatttgtaaacggcctgcaagccgcgctcacctgtcttgtggcgatctctctttttcctcgcgtcctcttccttcgacttttgtttaggttggcccagcatttcttgagctgattggggtcacgtcgggtcaccccttgattgctgttaaacagcccggcaatttccttccaagtggcgttttttttttgccagcgacgacacatcggtttttttgcactctaatatatgccgacgtgcgttagccaaacacaataacaattccttttcctcgaacgtgaactgaggcgctggtctccgctgggagcagAAAAAGCATGAGAAAAACTGGCTATGGCCTAACTAGGATTGGCTGAATGTGgagcacgttgccagccaaaaacgtcaatcaagtggaagcagcgggtagcactgaaatgtagtttttattgttagcaattttatgcaggtcactcacacctagtgcctgtttatgactgctgaacgagatgcgttgttttataggagcaaaatggacaatattataatagattgtttaatactctcatccccagacgagcaatgcgccctcgctttcaagcacgcgcttaacttgacgaagcaagtcaggttgagcatctatgaaacacgaaacccaacatggccgttctgaagccgccttggtgcttcgactcgacttgccgaagttgagtcgaagcgcgagccaagttacatttctgcattcgggggtaagtcacccctcgtatataggtcgggcttccgtcattcaggcactggaggtcatggtcagaggcgaaggacacaagctgtctcccctaacgtccatcctaacgcctccccacatggtgtgatgagcattgatgtcacccataataacccacggagcaggtgtagctgccatcaaaccactcaaccttctggcgtcgaaacgacttgatggcgcaagtacaccgccagtagtgtaaacgtcaggtctcggctcttcactgtcaggcaaacgtactgattgtcttcgttcggaggaactgaatgtggcacatatgtaagttcacgtcgaatgtatacgatgactttgctggatctgttgcacgtgggtgatgaaaatgcctagtaaccggatattcgcaaaattgccggtgtcttcggttcacaaatcacaagaatggggaagtgattctcgtagacgtagtgccgtaaatcggaaatccgggactggagcacacgagcattccattggaaaatgaaagcttgcttgacttttttttgaaaagacaggtccgaaggagccatgatgccgtctactgtagagccgcaagaactggatgtagtgCGTCCAggacttgaagtgcgctatttgctgccggcgtgcgtaggctggaaagcagagcacgcatggcattcattagtgacgttagcattgcaatcatttGCATATCtaggccatggccttgatcgtgcctgttggctggatcagtcgtaggcgctgcacactgccctgagtgcaccaacatccctgacgcagtaggcgtagaaggctttggcagcggtggccaagttgcatctgaggcagcaggtccagcctcaccaagcgccgggctcccttgatttggtacggtttttggtggaggcggacaagctgcagttgggtttggggcattattgtcaaatgtgactgctttctttgacgaccttcggcggcgcgaacgacgtcgtcgcacctttgcggcggcttgtttttgcgtagaatggtctcgcaccatttgcttcagtaccgcccgctcggtctttagacgggggcagtctttcgaggaagtcatgagggccgtggcagttggcgcacttcaaggtagtcgcgcggcaaacatcaccgctgtgtgactcggagcatcgcgtgCACACGATGTAGTTGATgtagacgccgctcacgtggccgatcctcatgcacttcctgcattgaagtggcttaggcacaaaaggtcgaactggatgacgaaagtgcccaaccttcacgtacgatggtatgcagtcacccttgaaggtcagcttgacgcatgtagatcttcctaaccgctgaacttgaatggtggaaatgccgttggttgccggcttgatcaacatgggtaaatctgcatcacagatggcgatgtcgacgttgtagattacgccagccgtagtgccgctgtcctcgagaataagggggcgtacactgatgttgccgagtttggtgattgcgattaaattctctagtgaacttcgctccaccacatcaatggcaatgacgtttttgaacgggttgattctgacatcttttatgcctcccggtacgaggctctccagatagagatggcttgcatgttcaggaggttcaagttgtccgtaaagttcaacggcacaaacaaggctgtatgcactgaggaacttcgcgccgtgatgatcgttggggttcttgatgaggacaccgttgacgtgctcgatgaggacgattcgactgtctacgcagtctgcgcttggccttcttgccaacaaccggtatgaaaccgtcgtcggccgaggacgaggagtcttcacttggcacctagtgcacaacagtgccctggctgctcgagtcactctggcggtgcaggcgcttcctctgggcggctgctgccgacccaccgggttccaatagaggcacagcagcctccacttccatcgccgtggcaaaaagtgagcggcgcctccctgattatagcacaaattaccaaaaaactgcagagacgggaaggcagcgttctgatacagaacaacttcgtcttcttccttcTATTCAAGCCACTgaatactgaagttcatactgaAGGcagatactgaagttcatactgaCACAAACAGCGTGGACCTAGGCGCCATCCTCGTtcaaaaaaagcgacgggctagagaaagtcatcgcatacccTAGCCGTTCCTTTTCCAAGGCCGAaactaactattcgacaacttagAAGGAATGCATTGTCATCATCTCGGCTACGTTGAAATTCCGCCCATACCTGTAcggtgttgtgctcgcgcttccttcctgctgtggaattcggcgaaattggacatggggaggattccctaaagaccaccgcgagggtgggtgagccttCTGGGGGAGAAGTGACTGCacgactgccagagggaacgacgacaaaagcgtccccacgtgttcgaacaggaatgccggaagcagcgacaatagcgtccccaggtGTTccacaggaatgccagcgacgaccataagcgtattcgttccggtcctcgccacgacgaagtgcggtatcagtgtggtccccttcagtcacgctggatttgaacaattatccgagtgccgcaccttcgacagagcttccgcgttccggtcaccagtacaagctctttcgacacctgctgggagacagcctgcatttctttgtcatgcaggtgccctccggacgcacatGCCCGGCCACCTgaaagccgcggggacgacaacgtgacagAGTCATGTTCCCTTTCCCTctaccgagctgcgaagaaacatcaggaccgccctgcggTGGGTGGTATCATCAGCGCCATCGTGttattggacatcattcttcgaactgtattccccagctagggatctggggaatacgaagaatatttaaggagctgctggtttgatgcctagagagagcccccttcttgagaggcatcagagactcccgactcctaagaagctctctttactgagaagcactcttaGTTGCcagtacttgtacataatgtaaaaaGTCCTTGTTTaaagttttcccagttttcttcctccgatcgtcctcctctattctccggcccagtcacgctacctgaatcccaacaacggGCGACCGTTCAAGCTGGTCAGCGAttaccacgcgctgtgctggcttgccaatttgaaggacacCTCTGGCCACCTCGCTCGATAGAGTCTGCGCCTCCAGAAGTTTGACGGCACCGTCGTTTACGAGTCTGGACGCAAGCATTCTAACGCCAATTGCCTCTCacaagcccctgtagatgcaccgccgccggacgacgatgaggacgtcTACCTGAGACCCATCATCCCCAGCTCTTTtgtacagcagcaacgctcggaccccgacctaaaccGCCTCATCgtgtacttggaaggcaaggtttcttcaccccccgcctcattcaagcgaggaatGTCTTcattctgtgtacagaatgatgtcctcgtgaagaacttcccAGCGATCAAAACAAcctacctgcttgtctccgcgaagttctacaggcttcacacgacgagccgacaactggacatctcgggtttactcgcaccctccgccgcattcaagacaagtattactggccccgactgtccgCCGATTGCGCACATTATGTGGAAACCTGCCgacattgtcagcgacgaaagacccctcccacccaaccagcaggaGTTATgaaccccctcaaggccctttcagcagatcggcatggaatTGCTTTGGCCTTTACCAAAGtgaacatctggaaataagtcgatcatcatagcgaccgactacgtGACCCGCttcgccgaggcaaaagccctaccgaacggaacagcaacAGAAGTCGCcatatttttcgtggagtgcattcttctgtgaCACGGCGCCCAAGATGGGCTCATCACGGACacaggaacagcattcacggcggaactaaagCAAGCCATCCTACGTTACAGccgaaccagccaccggaggacaactgcgtaTCAtgcgcagaccaacggactgaccgagcgcctgaacaaatccatcgccgatatgctcgccatgtatgttgatgccgaacacaagacctggaacatcatcctgccttacgtcgtcttcgcctacaacgccgcagtgcaggagaccacccagatgacgccgtttaggatcgtccatggcagggaggccacgaccacgctagacgccatgctgcccaacgttaccgaagaagagaacgtcgacgtcgccgcctaccttcagcgcgccgaagaagcccgaagactcgcccgattacggatcaaagagcAGCAGTAggccgacgccagacgctacaaccttcGAAAACGCAACGCGGAATTTCAAGCCAGGAGACCCAAGTCTGtttttggacgcccattcgccgccgtggattgagtgaaaagcttttgcgctgctatttcggcccgtacatgGTTCTTCTTCGGATAGGTGAACTGGATTAGGAAGTCATCCCTGACGGAACGAccgcatcccagcgacgccgcgtaccaCCTGAAgctgtccatgtcgtccgtctaaagccatattatgcgcgctaaaggacgctgtgttcCCAaattctgtgtttattttcgcacgacctgtttcatttgttgctagtcaccttatttgttttaatgcaccgggtctatgcttctttgagaggagaataatgccgcgaatctttgctctgtttgttcgttcttcaaagctgccggcacgccgctttatcgctttgtttgcgatgcaagacgctacCAGGTTTATCTCGATTTATCGCAGTCAGCCAGAGCTGcatgattctacgttgttccagaatgttctagtaaatttGCACTCATTATCTCCaaagctcgctatcagctttaaattgagcacggcccacACCGACGGGCATTCTGTTCTACTACCGCCGAGCACGCTgattgctacgccaccgccgagtgattaagTCCATTGTGGgctcaagtcagcccaaatagagagttttgtttagacaccattctCGCTGTCGATCttctctccggattgcagtcaccacttcgtgacaatatgataCGATACTGAAAATCTCCGGCTTTTAGGTCGTTTTCTGACGGCAACTCAGCTCGAAGCTAGCTCAGATTCAGTGGCACTGATGCCCTAATCCGAGCGAGATGCGCGTCTAGGTTAAGTGCTGTAAAAAATGTATCCTCCGtgaataagccgccgcggtggctgagtggttacggcgctaggctgccggcacgaaagacgcgggttcgatcccggccgcggcggtcgaatttcgatggaggcgaaattctaaaggcccgtgtactgtgcgatgtcagtgcacgttaatgaaccccaggtggtcgaaatttccgaagcccttcactacggcgtctctcatagcctgagtcgctttgggacgttaaacccacataaaccaaacctatcctCCGTGAATATGATTCTCTCCACTATACAGCGTACTCGTGTCCATGTACGCAGTGCCTTGAGCGCCGGCAAGTTCCCGCCAGCTGCGACTTTCCCGCGTGTGTCACTGGCAGCGCCACTTTCCTTCCCCTTCCACGTGACTTTGTAAGTGttggacggtgctgacgtgttcttgctggtgcttggcttcgagctcaactgtggtgtcctggtggtgcctacgtggtcatctctggtgaggccgttctgtgtgggggatttggccaggtctcaggttaggtctgtaggcaaggttaatgtgcatttgagggtgcgtttggctcaggtatgtcgctgacctccccgggtggagggacggcaacctggtttgccagcttgcccacccaaagcttgccgctagaaaattttcgtaaaaatggaattgacatcatccctgtggctctcgtgccgatcggtgagggaacaatcaagatgaaaagccccaaggtacttcagcaggagctaacatctctcactacccactacctccagatctctgaggtgcgaccgttcggccggagaggcattgtttgcaggtccgctgacattgattgtgtcacagacctgctccagtgcaaactatttcagtccttagcggttaaagccttcatcccggaacagctcgcatgttccaaaggtattgttcgtggcgtggacccagcatcttccccgcaggatatactgaaggagtttcaggatgcaggtgtgggggttctttctgtctaccggtgcagtagagaattcaatggtgtgcgtgttgcgacagagtcagttatcactacgtttgctggttcctcctgtccttctgaactcaaggtttggccgatagtgtatcgtgtggaccctctgcagccccgtcctcttcagtgcaacaactgttggcgtttcggtcacagtggtaaagcgtgtaagtcggcgacccgctgccgggtttgtggagaagggcattcagatgacagctgcgcctctgatcagccccagtgttgcctatgcaagggcaaccactcagctgatgatgtcaactgctcgaaacgagccgacgaacaaagcctgctcgatatcattcaagcgaaacgatgttcgagagcagatgcttatgcacttctggatcggagggataatacatatgccagccgtgcgcgaacctctgttgctgatataccgtcaagtttgactacttcaatagtgtcctcagtagaacaggctctttctgtggtggtcgagcgaatgctgggcagtttcaccgaggctctatctcaacttgttgctggccaatctctgcctactgaatcacatgtttcggcggctacgccggcatcactcccgagtgctgctagtaagagtcattccatgtcgcctcctaccgtgccccaagtaccgcctgccaacagcgctcctgacagtgtcgctcacgtagatccttgtagcatggacgttgaaatgctcaccacttcccagaagcgtcgagcttcttcctcaccctcgaagtcagctgttccgcaagtcaaagcaaagaaaggaccccccaaattaattccccagactgatgtgctgaaggaggctgttgatgcctctttaaccagtcgataatcatggcgggtctaaaagttatgcagtggaattgtcgctccgtactttcttctttaccggatcttgaattacttcttcataaacataatccagatattgtgattttacaagaaacgtggctctctccacttaaatcattcacatttaaaaaatttcgtgttttcagggtagatcgcgttaatggcaggggtggtgggttaataactatgatctctacgaaaatatgtcaccggcatcaatctcgcagacagttatgcgccctgactgtgagttgttggcggttgaaatctcccttccacagtgcgccaaagtcactattgctaacgtctacttcccaatcggtgttcacaggacagactgtttggacaccttactgagcggcgcaaacagcacagtcatcgcaggagattttaattcgcaccacagtgcctgggatagtcgctctgactcctgctgccagcttctgtggtcctggatgtcaatgaatgcagtgcgctgctgtaattccggagcagtaacctttatgcgtggaggatcccgttcgatcatagatttaacattagcatctcgtggggttggcgtatctgcatggtcaactgaagaatcaggtacatctagtgaccactttccaataaccttttctattatatcctcgcctatcagaaaaggtggtgcaaccatgaaatttctaaaccacattatgtacaaaaaattgatatctgcctcactcccctccatagttagctcaggtcgagcacaaagagctcagcggacaattacctttctgcaagatgctgctgagagttctgtattctcggtgtgcacttctgctcctgccagacagccgtctccttggtggacggaggagtgtgagaaagcttatcgtcgtagaaaagcagcctggaaaagcctttcctataatcagagcccagctaattggataaattataagttcttctctgcatgtttcaaaagaactgttaaaaaggcaaaggaggattataatcaaaatttaaacacgtatctctcaaaaccccagaataagaaggctctctatagattcatggcgcagaataacagctctccggcctccaatcgcataaggtcaatggtaatgtctccgcaggaggctaagcaaaacctcgaacgcatcgcgcaggggctggccttacgtttccaggtacagaaagcagaacctttgcacactctcacccccagctcggactatcctgaggtcgacgtgtcggagctcctgcaaattgtttcctcgatgcactctgctgctccgggatctgacgggattactgtgggcatgttaaagattttagcgcacgactttccaactcaccttctagatattgtaaatgcgtcattggaaacctcttggattcctcacagttggaaaattgcgaaaataattttacttttaaaaaatgcagacaatggatttcaattagacaatattcggccgattgctttaacctcaaatttagtaaagctaatagaaagagtagtacacagtcgcctcacaaagcatgttcatcatattaacggcctcagccccgcacagattggctttcgtcgcggttgttcatatggtccgcgcatgtggatctcgagagccgaatacgactctcaatgcgccagagagaagtttcggccttggtgacgcttgacgttgcgaaggactatgacagcgtggagcacacagtcctcattaacaagcttgctcaactacaaccaccgcattacctctacgcctggatttgtgaatttctaaaagatagatttttcttctgtacagacggatctttttgttctaatacctatggtcaatcaagaggtgtgccgcaaggctctgttctttctccgctgcttttcaacatattagttcgggacatccccattcatcctaacgttacagtttatgtatacgcagatgatatagcttttttcgcatcagcaaatgatattcatgtgctctacgggtatttgcaggcatatctgaatgctcttgaagtctggtt
The Amblyomma americanum isolate KBUSLIRL-KWMA chromosome 3, ASM5285725v1, whole genome shotgun sequence genome window above contains:
- the LOC144124593 gene encoding uncharacterized protein LOC144124593 isoform X2, producing the protein MLGQPKQKSKEEDARKKRDRHKTGGGSAQCTVSAQSEQVIAVASHIMTRVGNQTDSDGGIDLPPVASLPVIRLLQPMVDGAGNEELHYADKGCIG